The Actinomadura sp. WMMB 499 genome includes a window with the following:
- a CDS encoding TetR/AcrR family transcriptional regulator, producing the protein MPKNPATTTRDALLAAAREEFAAHGIAGARVDRIAARAGVNKERIYGYFGNKEKLFDAVIKDALDEFAAANHVLADDPVAYVGAAFDHYRQHPELLRLLMWEALHERSEPLPDQYWRAERCGEKVTSLAARLGEEPSPEVGRTVLSLLGLAMMPLAMSQLADLLGAGTDSPESAAAMREHVVRFARAALENRPSAT; encoded by the coding sequence ATGCCGAAGAACCCCGCGACCACCACCCGGGATGCACTGCTCGCCGCTGCCCGCGAGGAGTTCGCCGCGCACGGGATCGCCGGCGCCCGCGTCGACCGCATCGCCGCCCGCGCGGGCGTCAACAAGGAGCGGATCTACGGCTACTTCGGCAACAAGGAGAAGCTGTTCGACGCCGTCATCAAGGACGCGCTCGACGAGTTCGCCGCGGCCAACCACGTGCTGGCGGACGACCCGGTCGCGTACGTGGGCGCGGCCTTCGACCATTACCGGCAGCATCCCGAGCTGCTGCGGCTGCTGATGTGGGAGGCGCTGCACGAACGGTCCGAACCGCTGCCCGACCAGTACTGGCGGGCCGAGCGCTGCGGCGAGAAGGTCACCTCGCTCGCGGCGCGGCTGGGGGAGGAGCCGTCCCCCGAGGTCGGCCGTACCGTGCTCAGCCTGCTCGGGCTGGCCATGATGCCGCTCGCGATGTCACAGCTCGCCGACCTGCTCGGCGCGGGCACGGACTCGCCGGAGTCGGCCGCGGCGATGCGCGAGCACGTCGTGCGCTTCGCGCGGGCGGCGCTGGAGAACCGGCCGTCCGCGACCTGA
- a CDS encoding NAD(P)H-binding protein has protein sequence MDVVIAGGHGQIALRLSRLLAARGDTVRGIIRNPDHTDDLRAAGAEPVVLNLESATADAVAGPLAGADAVVFAAGAGPGSGAARKDTVDRAAAVLAADAAERAGVRDFLQVSAMGAGAPTDASRGEVWAAYVRAKGEAEDDLRARDALDWLILRPGRLTDDPGTGRVRLAEPPIGHDAVTRDDVAAVLVALLDEPGVRRRTLDLLNGGTPIAEAVAGLRA, from the coding sequence ATGGACGTAGTGATCGCGGGCGGGCACGGGCAGATCGCGTTGCGGCTGTCCCGGCTGCTCGCCGCACGGGGGGACACGGTCCGGGGCATCATCCGCAACCCGGACCACACCGACGACCTGCGGGCGGCCGGGGCGGAGCCGGTCGTGCTGAACCTGGAGTCGGCGACCGCGGACGCGGTGGCGGGCCCGCTCGCCGGCGCGGACGCCGTCGTGTTCGCCGCCGGGGCCGGGCCCGGCAGCGGGGCGGCGCGCAAGGACACCGTCGACCGGGCCGCCGCGGTGCTCGCGGCGGACGCGGCGGAGCGGGCCGGGGTCCGCGACTTCCTGCAGGTGTCGGCGATGGGCGCGGGCGCGCCGACCGACGCGTCCCGCGGCGAGGTGTGGGCCGCCTACGTGCGGGCGAAGGGGGAGGCGGAGGACGACCTGCGCGCGCGGGACGCCCTCGACTGGCTGATCCTGCGCCCGGGCCGCCTCACCGACGACCCGGGCACCGGGCGCGTCCGCCTGGCGGAGCCGCCGATCGGGCACGACGCGGTCACCCGCGACGACGTCGCCGCCGTGCTGGTGGCGCTGCTCGACGAGCCGGGCGTGCGGCGCCGCACGCTGGACCTGCTGAACGGCGGGACGCCGATCGCCGAGGCCGTCGCAGGCCTGCGCGCCTAG
- a CDS encoding long-chain fatty acid--CoA ligase: MREFSVPAMVEVPDSANLTDAPFDRAAESPGTIVLRRKRGEAWSAVTAGEFAAEVTGVAKGLIAAGIEPGDRVGLMSRTRYEWTLLDYAIWAAGAVAVPVYETSSAEQVEWILGDSGARAVFAETAAHLEAIEGIRGALPDLAHVWGIDAGAVTEVTELGKDVGDDAAAERRRARGAADVATLVYTSGTTGRPKGCEITHGNLVLTARNAVQGAISEVAVDGSATLLFLPLAHVFARLIEVASIEGGIVLGHSDIPNLLPDLASFRPTFLLAVPRVFEKVYNGAEQKAIAGGKGKIFKAAADTAIAYSRALDDGGRPGAGLKAKHAVFNVLVYGKLRAAVGGRVQYAVSGGAALGERLGHFFRGVGITILEGYGLTETTAPAAVNRPGAIKIGTVGQPIPGVDVRIAEDGEVLFRGVNIMRGYWNNEDATRESLEDGWLRTGDLGSLDDDGFLKITGRKKEILVTAAGKNVAPAPLEDRLRAHPLISQCLVVGDGRKFISALVTLDEEALGPWKERHGKPAAMTVDELRRDPDLTAEIESAVAEANKSVSHAEAIKKHVVLGVDFTEEAGHLTPSLKVKRNVVMKDFSGEIDALYTS, translated from the coding sequence GTGCGCGAGTTCAGCGTCCCCGCGATGGTGGAGGTCCCCGACTCCGCCAACCTGACCGACGCGCCGTTCGACCGGGCGGCCGAGTCCCCCGGGACCATCGTGCTGCGCCGCAAGCGCGGCGAGGCGTGGAGCGCGGTGACCGCGGGAGAGTTCGCCGCCGAGGTGACCGGTGTCGCCAAGGGCCTGATCGCGGCCGGGATCGAGCCCGGCGACCGCGTCGGCCTGATGTCGCGGACGCGGTACGAGTGGACCCTCCTGGACTACGCGATCTGGGCGGCGGGCGCGGTCGCCGTGCCGGTCTACGAGACGTCCTCCGCCGAGCAGGTCGAGTGGATCCTCGGCGACTCCGGCGCCCGCGCCGTGTTCGCCGAGACGGCCGCGCACCTGGAGGCGATCGAGGGGATCCGGGGCGCGCTCCCGGACCTCGCGCACGTCTGGGGCATCGACGCGGGCGCCGTCACCGAGGTCACCGAGCTGGGCAAGGACGTCGGCGACGACGCGGCGGCCGAGCGCCGCCGGGCCCGCGGCGCGGCCGACGTCGCCACGCTCGTCTACACCTCCGGCACCACCGGACGCCCGAAGGGCTGCGAGATCACCCACGGGAACCTGGTGCTGACCGCCCGCAACGCCGTCCAGGGCGCGATCTCCGAGGTGGCCGTGGACGGCAGCGCGACGCTGCTGTTCCTCCCGCTCGCGCACGTGTTCGCGCGGCTGATCGAGGTCGCGAGCATCGAGGGCGGGATCGTCCTCGGGCACAGCGACATCCCGAACCTGCTGCCCGATCTCGCCTCGTTCCGGCCGACGTTCCTGCTGGCCGTCCCGCGCGTGTTCGAGAAGGTCTACAACGGCGCGGAGCAGAAGGCCATCGCCGGCGGCAAGGGCAAGATCTTCAAGGCGGCGGCCGACACCGCGATCGCCTACAGCCGCGCGCTGGACGACGGCGGCCGCCCCGGAGCCGGGCTGAAGGCCAAGCACGCGGTGTTCAACGTGCTCGTCTACGGCAAGCTGCGGGCGGCCGTCGGCGGGCGGGTGCAGTACGCGGTCTCCGGCGGCGCCGCCCTCGGTGAGCGGCTCGGCCACTTCTTCCGCGGCGTCGGCATCACGATCCTGGAGGGGTACGGCCTCACCGAGACCACCGCCCCGGCGGCGGTGAACAGGCCCGGCGCGATCAAGATCGGGACCGTGGGGCAGCCGATCCCGGGCGTGGACGTGCGCATCGCCGAGGACGGCGAGGTCCTCTTCCGCGGCGTCAACATCATGCGCGGCTACTGGAACAACGAGGACGCGACCAGGGAGTCCCTGGAGGACGGCTGGCTCCGCACCGGCGACCTCGGCTCCCTCGACGACGACGGCTTCCTGAAGATCACCGGCCGGAAGAAGGAGATCCTGGTCACCGCCGCGGGCAAGAACGTGGCGCCCGCCCCGCTGGAGGACCGGCTGCGCGCCCACCCGCTGATCAGCCAGTGCCTGGTCGTCGGCGACGGCCGCAAGTTCATCAGCGCGCTGGTGACGCTGGACGAGGAGGCGCTCGGCCCCTGGAAGGAGCGGCACGGCAAGCCCGCCGCCATGACCGTGGACGAGCTGCGCCGCGACCCCGACCTCACCGCGGAGATCGAGTCCGCGGTCGCCGAGGCCAACAAGTCGGTCAGCCACGCCGAGGCGATCAAGAAGCACGTCGTGCTCGGCGTGGACTTCACCGAGGAGGCCGGGCACCTCACCCCGAGCCTCAAGGTCAAGCGCAACGTGGTGATGAAAGACTTCTCCGGCGAGATCGACGCCCTCTACACCTCCTGA
- a CDS encoding copper homeostasis protein CutC, producing the protein MSLLEVIALTAADARAAREGGADRLEVVADMAADGLTPDPDVLAAIRAATDLPLRVMLRANAGFRTTGAELDRLRHAAAGLAEAGADGFVLGFLDSFGHVDTAATGKLAAVAAPLPWTFHRALDHAADPAQAWRAVRGLPAAAEGGGLDTVLTAGSARGVDAGVDVLVRRATEGPGAAGMIMAGGGLRRKHVAVLAAAGVTSFHVGTAVRPDGSWDAPVDPALVAEWRSLVSAAAGG; encoded by the coding sequence ATGTCGCTGCTCGAAGTGATCGCGCTGACCGCCGCCGACGCGCGCGCCGCGCGGGAGGGCGGGGCCGACCGGCTCGAGGTCGTCGCCGACATGGCCGCCGACGGCCTGACGCCCGACCCCGACGTGCTCGCCGCGATCCGGGCCGCCACCGACCTCCCGCTGCGCGTCATGCTGCGCGCCAACGCCGGGTTCCGCACCACCGGCGCCGAGCTGGACCGGCTCCGGCACGCCGCCGCCGGGCTCGCCGAGGCGGGCGCGGACGGCTTCGTGCTCGGCTTCCTCGACTCGTTCGGCCACGTCGACACCGCCGCGACCGGCAAGCTCGCCGCGGTCGCCGCGCCGCTGCCCTGGACGTTCCACCGCGCCCTCGACCACGCCGCCGACCCCGCGCAGGCGTGGCGGGCCGTCCGCGGCCTTCCCGCCGCCGCCGAGGGCGGCGGGCTCGACACCGTCCTGACCGCCGGTTCCGCGCGCGGCGTCGACGCGGGCGTGGACGTCCTGGTCCGGCGGGCCACCGAGGGCCCCGGCGCGGCCGGGATGATCATGGCGGGCGGCGGGCTGCGCCGCAAGCACGTCGCGGTGCTGGCGGCCGCGGGCGTCACGTCGTTCCACGTCGGCACCGCCGTCCGTCCCGACGGCTCCTGGGACGCCCCGGTCGACCCCGCGCTGGTCGCCGAGTGGCGCTCGCTCGTCTCCGCGGCCGCCGGCGGCTGA
- a CDS encoding metallophosphoesterase: MRIHVVSDVHGRAEALRSAADGADALVCLGDLILFIDYDDHAQGIFADLFGRDNADRFIELRTLKRFDEARAFSRELWASLDGDAWPHIEKAVDRQYAELFAAMPSPAYLTYGNVDVPRMWAPHLRDGHRVLDGETTEIGGLRFGFVGGGLRTEYRTPYELDDETFAAKVAAVGEVDVLCCHIPPAVPDLLYDTVARRFERGSEAILEAVHRTQPRYVLFGHVHQPLASRIRIGRTECVNVGHFRARGVPYVLDV, translated from the coding sequence ATGAGGATCCACGTGGTGAGCGACGTCCATGGCCGCGCGGAGGCACTCCGGAGCGCGGCGGACGGCGCGGACGCCCTCGTCTGCCTGGGCGACCTCATCCTGTTCATCGACTACGACGACCACGCGCAGGGGATCTTCGCCGACCTGTTCGGCCGCGACAACGCCGACCGGTTCATCGAACTGCGGACGCTGAAGCGGTTCGACGAGGCGCGGGCGTTCTCCCGCGAGCTGTGGGCGTCCCTGGACGGGGACGCGTGGCCGCACATCGAGAAGGCCGTCGACCGCCAGTACGCGGAGCTGTTCGCGGCGATGCCGTCCCCCGCCTACCTGACGTACGGGAACGTGGACGTCCCGCGCATGTGGGCGCCGCACCTGCGCGATGGGCACCGCGTCCTGGACGGGGAGACCACCGAGATCGGCGGCCTGCGGTTCGGGTTCGTCGGCGGCGGCCTGCGCACCGAGTACCGCACCCCCTACGAGCTGGACGACGAGACGTTCGCGGCGAAGGTCGCGGCCGTCGGCGAGGTCGACGTGCTGTGCTGCCACATCCCCCCGGCCGTGCCCGACCTGCTGTACGACACGGTCGCGCGCAGGTTCGAGCGGGGCAGCGAGGCGATCCTCGAGGCCGTCCACCGGACGCAGCCGCGGTACGTCCTGTTCGGGCACGTGCACCAGCCGCTCGCGTCCCGCATCCGTATCGGGCGGACCGAATGCGTGAACGTGGGGCATTTCCGTGCGCGCGGCGTGCCCTACGTACTGGACGTGTGA
- a CDS encoding SRPBCC family protein yields the protein MADRTSSSIVVEAGRPEIMAIIADLEAYPDWASGIREFTVLEAAADGRAERARLTFDGGPFSDTVGLRYTWEGDDRVSWRLDEKGSVVTGLEGAYTLADDAGATRVTYDLTLDVRVRVPGMVKRKAEKRIVDTALKGLKTRVER from the coding sequence ATGGCGGACCGCACGAGTTCTTCCATCGTCGTCGAGGCCGGCAGGCCCGAGATCATGGCGATCATCGCCGACCTCGAGGCGTATCCGGACTGGGCGAGCGGCATCCGCGAGTTCACGGTGCTCGAGGCGGCCGCGGACGGCCGCGCGGAGCGGGCCCGGCTGACGTTCGACGGCGGGCCCTTCAGCGACACCGTCGGCCTCCGCTACACCTGGGAGGGCGACGACCGGGTGTCCTGGCGGCTCGACGAGAAGGGGTCGGTCGTGACCGGTCTCGAAGGCGCCTACACCCTGGCGGACGACGCGGGCGCCACGCGGGTGACCTACGACCTGACCCTGGACGTGCGGGTGCGGGTGCCCGGGATGGTGAAGCGCAAGGCCGAGAAGCGCATCGTCGACACCGCGCTGAAGGGCCTCAAGACCCGCGTGGAGCGCTGA